The sequence CTCAACCGGATTTTGATGAACATAGTCTATTTTTTCATCGATTACCTTGTTGCTCCATAATTCGATTGGTTTATTGTCGTGCCTCCAAAACTGATATCGTTTAACATTTGATGATTCGCTCGCTGCCTTGCGAAATTGTTTAAGAAGAAATTCTTTTCTACTCTCTTTTGGGTTGTCTTTTATTGCTTTTACCACTGCGTTGCTGGTAAATCGTTTAAAGTCTCCAAGAAGCAATTCCGGCTTTTGCTTTCCCGAACTTCTGAAAATTAAGTGAACATGACTTGTCATTATACACCATGCAAATATTTCCATTCCTTTCTCCGTTTGACAATATCGCAAAGTGTCGAGCAAAATTCTTTTGTAGACATCTCTTGTAAATACGTCCAGCCAGTTTACAACAGCAAAAGAAACAAAGTATACACCATCGGGATTATAAAATTTGTAATTGCGGCTCATTGTGGATTGGTTTTAAGAACATGTGGTAATAAAGTTAATTCTTTTTGAGGGATAATTATGCTACCATTAGACCACGCGAAAGGATTCGCGCGGCAGCAGGGGGGAATGCTTTCGTAATGGTTTGTAGAACTTGTGATTGTGGAGCCGCATTTTTTATTTAAAGTTAATGATTATAAATAAATTACCACCCCACCGCCGTTAACGCGGTCCTTCCCCTCCTGGCAGGAGGGGAAACTTCGTGCTGCTAACTATGTTCTTTAATTCAAAAAGCTAAATTGGAATACGGATATTTCTCCTACTCACAGGAGGAGGGGACCAGCAAAGCTGGTGAGGTGGTATTAAACGCTTAACAACAAATACCTTAATCAACAGCTTTCCTATGCAACTCCATACCAATTTGCTGCATCATACCCAGTTCGTCAAACAGTTCGAATTCTTCAGCAATTTTTCCGTGCTCGATTTTGCAAATAGAAATAGCCTGCATTTTAACCTCTTTTCCACTTGCAGGAATTCCTTCCAGATCGCCGGTATGCACACAAGTAAACAAAACACGGCTAACTACCTTATCATAGCTGACAACCATATCCAGTATTTCCAAATGTGATTTCTCAAAAGCCGCGGCATACATCCTATACAGATTTTTATACTCTTCAATACCGTTACAGGTCATATTTGGTGAACTATACACCACATTGGGAGCAAGATATTCATCAAGCACAGCAATGTTACGCTTGTTCCACAATTCATCATACACGTGTTCGATAAGCTTTTTGTCTCTACGTTCCTGTTCTTGTAAATGCTTAAATTCTGCGGTTTCTAACATGACTTTTAATTTTTGGTTACGCCGGATTATACGTCGCTTGAATTGAAAAGTTGTTGGGCAGAAGGCTAAAGATTACTTCGCTAAGGGGCAAATGAGATTGCTTCTCCCGATTCGTTTTACTCATCGGAATCGCAATAACGCGCTGAAAAACTCACCTGCCCCTCGTTTGCAACGAGGGGTTAACTATTTTGTCGTTTGTAACGACCTTGGACATCCAAAAGAATTCGAGTGGTAAATGAGAAAAGATTACTTCGGTCGATCCTTCCACGTAATGACACCTTCGCGCAGGGGAAAATAGCCGTGGACGATCAACTTATTCATCCCGGCACAATTTACTCCCGTCCGCGGCATAAGCTGCAAATTACCTGTCATTGCGATCCGCCAGCCGGCGGAGAAGCAATCTCTCTGCCCTGCCCTTCGTTACAAACGAGGGTTAGTAAAAACAATCTTTTCTTACGGCAGCCAGTTCACTCCCGGAGCACGGTACTCGCCTGTTTTTTTCGCCGCCTCATCAATCTCTTCGGGGGTGAGCAGGGGCACGCTGCTTACCGTAACCATACCACTTGCTGCTGCCTGAAGCGAAAATGCCGCCATGCTTGTACTGCAGGGCATGTCGAAGATGCCGTAAATATCGTATTCGCCAAAAGCGTAATAGATACATTCCACTGTTCCTCCCAGCGAAGTCACCAATTTTTGAATTACCGAACGCCTGCTCGATCCTCCCTCACTCATTAATCCTTTCACTCCTTCTCCAATGTAATTTCCACAAACCAGGTACTTTGCCATACTATTTCTATTTAAGACATGAATGTCTGTTGTTGTTTCTAAACTAACGGCCGAGACGATTTTAGGTTACGGTTGGGGTTAGAATATAAAAGATTACTTCGGTCGTTCCTCCCTCGTAATGACAACTTCGTGCAGGGAAAAACAGCCGCGGACGATCAACTTATTCATCCCGGCACAATTTACTCCCGTCCGCGGCAATTCCCTGCAAATTACCCGTCATTGCGATCTGCCAGCCGGCGGAGAAGCAAGCTAATCCACGCGAAAGCCCCGAGACTTCGGGGGCGCGGTAGATAGTAGGAAAGGGGCATCTACAGCTGAACAGGGTAGGACAGCGCAAAACAAAGACCAATGCTTGTAAGATTTATAATGGTGCGCATAGCTAATGAATAAGAGAAATAGCGAATGTTCAACACCTCGCTGATTACAATGAACAAAGCCATGACACTAAACCAGGGGGTAAAAAGCAAGGCGAAATCGCGTCGAAGCAACATAATTACCAAATCGTGTAAAAAACCACAAAAGGCAAAGGTAAGCAGCAATGCAAAAGCCCGGGGCATCCGCTTTTTTAATGGTTTATAAATGTATTTCCACAGGTAGAAACCCCAAATGGGATTCCAGTACTTCCAAAAGCCGGCAAAGCTACCGGCCCCAAACGAGCGAAGCAGCATATTTTTTAACGAACTACTGTGGCCAACAGGCACTCCGTTTCTTTTTAAAATGTATTCCGATAAAGTCATTGTATACACAACAACCATTAGGCAAGCTTGTTTTGTGGGGAAACAAGTTCACCTGCCCCTCGTTGCAAACGAGGGGTTAACTATTTTGTCGTTTGTAACGACGTTGGACATCCAAAAGAATTCGAGTGGTAAAGGATAAAAGATTACTTCGGTCGTTTTACTCCCTGGTAATGACACCTTCGCACAGGGGAAAACAACCGCGGACCGGAAACATTCATGCCCGAATCCAATAACTCATGGTCCGCGGCCATACCCTGCAAATTAGTCGTCATTGCGAGTGTAGCGAAGCAATCTGTATCCCCTGCTACATAACATATTGATAGCCAAATGTATTTTCCATAATTTTATAGTGGTTAAAAACCAAAAGCACGGTTAACCCAGAACCCTCTGAATTTACCGTAAAAATTTTAACAAGATCTGATCACATGCTACAGGGATAGCATGTACACGCCATTACAGAAGCCTGGCGTGCATACGAAAAAGGCCACCTGCGCCGTGAGAAGCTTGCAGATGGCCCGATGTTTAAATTTATCATTTAAAACACTTTGCAATATGGCAAAAATGACTGAATCGGGAAAGCGCGATTTTGTTTCGCAGATGATTACTATTCTGCAGCAGAATACTACGCTTCTTACTGATGCCGGTTTCGATCCAACAGCAAAAATTACTCAGCTCGATACTGAGTTGACTGCTGCCGACGATGCCGAAGGTCGCCAAATCGATGCAAAAGCCGCTGCTAAAATTGCTACGCGCGAAGCACAGCAAACGCTAAAAACGGCTTACGACGATGGTTCGGCTACCGTAGAGATCATTGCCGGTTTTCTGGGCAAGGACCATCCATTGGTTCAGGAGCTCCGCAAACTGCGCAAGTCGAATGGCAAGCCGGAGAAACCATCCGGCAACGCTTAAACACCGTATTTTTAAAGAAGCCATCTTGTTTTTCAGGGTGGCTTTTTTAGTTGCTGATTCGCCAAAGTGGCTTACCGCTGTTCTCCCCATACAAAAACTAATCTCCCACCGTTTTTTCAGACCGTGCCCCCAGGGGCAAAGCCTGTGCCCCAATCTTTTTGTTTTGTGCCCCTTGGGGATTGTAATGCGCCCCAAGGGGATTGACTTCCGAAAACAGGGGCGCGCCCTGTGCCCCTTAGGGATCGTTTCGGGCCCCCGGGGGATGGTTTTGCGAAAATGGGGGCATGCTTTGCGCCCCTTGGGGATTGTTCCGTGCCCCCTGGGGCTAGGCTTGCCAAGACAGGGGATTATCGTGTGCCCCCGGGTGATTACTCTTTGCCCCTGACTTTAAACCCGCTGAAAGGCCTATAAATACTGATGTTTTAGTTACGCCAATCAAGATACCTTCTCCAGACATGTATCCAAACTTTGGCTATTGATTCGATTGCATCTACAAGAAGCTCCTTGCTGTATACATCAAAATCAGGATTTACATTCAGTGTCAGAAATTCATCCCAGTCGAGTGAATTGTCTTTATCTGCGGGTATAATTTTATATGCCGTAAGGTATGAATGCTGGCAAATGGCTGACATAAAATCCCACGTATTGTTATTGTCGGCTCCCCAACCAAAAATAAATTTACGGGATTCAATCTTATTTTCAATAAACGACATAACCAAATCATTTGCATTTGCTTTTTGTAAAGGGAAACCATTTTTATCGTAATAAAAACGTTTGTTTTTAAAATCAATCTCATAGCATTTGCGAACCTTATCGTCCCAGTATTTCTCTATATCGGCATGCAAATGTTTCCCGTCAGAAAATGGCCTCACATCGCAGTGCAGGGGCACATGCGCATCGGCAACATAATGGCTTAACATGAAAAACAAATTGGCTACGTGGTTGCTCGTAGGTGCAATGGGCGATCCTTTATGCTCTTTATACTGCATTTTAAGGTTATCAATCAAACTGTGTGCAAGCGCTTCACAACGATCGGGAAGATTGCCACTTTCAATTTCGTAAGCATTCGCATCAACACTGAAGTTATTCCACCGTTTTGAGAAATAGTAATTACCCGGCAACTTTTTAAATCTTTTATCGCCATTGGGCTTAGGACTAAATTTTAATACATGGCTCGTGGCCATATCCTTTATTACGGCATCAGGGTACCATGCCCCTTTCACAACATCGTCGCGGTACGATTTAAACCAGCTTACCAGCGAATTACAACTCTCTTTTAAGTTATCCGGGATGATTTCCTGATTGAGTCTTTTAATAGCCATTAAAGCCAACCATGCATGGGTGTATTGTTTCATAATTTTTGGGTTTTTATTATAGGTATCAAGTTACAAAAAACCGGATTATTTACCCAAAGCGACTTTAAAAACGTATGCCTTCTGAAAGCCCTCTCCTGAGTAAAGTTTCATGCGGACGGAGGTAATTAAAATTCGTAGGTAGCGAACTCGTTTACATGCATTCCCTTTTTGCCCGTAAACGTAATCTCAACATAACGAATGTGTTCTTTACCCGAAGCAGCTTTAGTCTCGAGCATACGGTAATAGGTCTCATCCAACGCAGTGAAAATCTTAAAGGAAGTTGTATATAGGCTAATAATAGGATTTAAAGGAACGCCGTATTTTAATTTATCCGCCGTTTTAAGCTTTGAAATACTTACCAGCTCAATATCTTGTTCCCGATAGTAATCACGAAGTAAAAGCTCCAGCGCTTTAATACCCGTATATCGGTTATAGAATTGGTAGAGCAAGAACAACACCACTATACTTGCCATTGACAGTACCAGTAATAATTCTTCGGATTGGAAGTATTGCATGATGAGTTATTTAGAAAAAGCCTTGGTAAGAAATCGGAACCGGATTACAAATTTCATTTAATGCGCCGTTACGTTTAAAAACACGGGCATTCTTTTCAAAATTAAACACGCGGTACAAATAAAACTTGTTACGGTGATTGACAGAAAAATCCAATTCGTTTCTGCTGAAATAAATGGGTGTTTCTCTTGAAAGTTTGGTGGTTTTTACCTCGATATATTTTTGCGAACCATCCGGGTTACGGGAAAGAATATCATAACCGGCACCATCTCCTTCTTTTTGCGAAATCCATTCAATTTGCCCCGCCAGACGGTATTTTCCCATTTTGTTTAGGTAGTGCCTTTCATATTCCATTATCATCTCTTCCCCCAAATACCCCAATCTTTGATTTTCCTGTTCTTTCTTAATGTAATTCACCTTCATTGGTTTTTTACCATAAGAAAAGGCAGGTTCTGAAACAACGTTTTCGCTTGCAGGCGGCTCTGCAACAAATCGCTCAAAATCAATTTGTGTTATCGGCGTTACAATCTCTTTTGTTGCGAAATACTCAAACTGATTTTCCAGATCAGGATTCAAATCGAGGAACTTTATTACTGCACTTCTTAAACTATGCTGATAATTAGAACGTGGCAAATACCCGACAATATAAGGCTGCCCCAGCTCCATTAAAACCGCACTAATATTCTGATGCTTAAATTCCACTGATCCCTCCGAGCGGTTTTGTAACAGGGGCATTAAAGCTCTGCGGTGTGCAGCTTTTGAATACGGTTCACCTTTAAGCTCTGCCGATAACATATTAAAATAATCGGCAACGATTAGTTGAACTTCAGTATTTGACCAGATTAATGGCAAAATAGTTTTTTAATATTTAAAATTCAACAGTTAAATCTTCTTTTACTAACTCCATGTTACCATATAAAACAAGTGCTTCTCTATTACTTACCAACCTAGCTGCGAAAATGGGATCTAAAGATTTATATTTATCAATTTGGCTTGTGTAGTATTTCTTCATCCGTTCAAAAGCCAAAGAGATGGAGATAGTATCAGAAAAAAAAGATTTTATACAAGCGTTATCACAATTAATTGATACTGCCATATACTCATCATTGAGAAATCCATAAACCTCTTCCACATATCCAACAAAAGAAATACATCCGTTATCAATAAGATCTTTACCCAATTCTTTCCCTGATAAACAAGAATTTGTAAAGAAAAGTGAGTTTGCAAAGTTATTTGTATTTACTCCAGCTTGGATATAATTACCCCCATTACTTCTCAAATAACGTTCGTTCCCATGTGAATATGCAATAAATACGAAACTTCCGTCATTAATTTCTTCAACTGTCAAATCAACAAAAGCCTGATTACATGTATCTTGAGGAATTAAAATAACTGTATTTTCTAGGACTTCATTTTGGCCATCAAAAAATTGCGATATATCTTCCTTGCAGTTAAGAAAATAATTACCTAAATGAGTATCAGTGTCATCAGAGACAATTATTACATTAATCATCTATTTGTCTCTTATTTCTTGTTAATAAATCAATAGCAAGCATTAATATGCTTCTTTCCATTTCTTTACCAAAAGCTGATTGTAACCTTATTTCGGATAAAATATCTTTTAGGGAATATTTCTCGCCAGCTGACGTTTGAAGGTAAGGCTTATTTAATTCATCTTCACTATGCCTATTAATCCATTGCTCAAGAATACTATCTACTCTAGCATCAAGGAAATGCATAGCTCTTTCAATCAATGGCTTTACTCTTTTATAACTGACAGTTCTAGAAACGAATGCAAATGCATCTTTGTTAATGTATTCGACTAAGTCTTCCCTTGGAATATTATCCAAATTATTGGCTGTAACCATTATTACATATACCAGTGAAGTTCTTTTTCGTATATCGTTTAAAATCTCAGTTCCGTTAGGTTCATTACGCCCTAGATCATAATCCAATAAGACTATCGTTTTTTTATCTAAAGATTTAAGAATATAATCAAGGCCATCTTTAGCCTTATTCCTAAGGACTACCTCGTAATCCTTAAAATGTAATTTAAGTTGTACTAATAAAGGATCTGTTTCTTTCCTATTATCGTCAATAATTACAATTTGATTCTTGGGGAAATCCATAAAATTTATTTTTTAAAAGGGAATGTTATTTTGAAGGTTGTTCCTGTAGGTTTAAACTCATTTTCAACAAGTTCTATATTTCCATTTAGTGCTTCTATTCTAGTTTTTACAATATATAAACCAAGACCTGCTCCCCCCTCCTTTTCAGTAGAGGTAAAATAAATGTCAAAAATTTTATCCTTAATTTCTTCGTCAACGCCACACCCATTATCCGAAAATAGAAGTACAAACTTATCACTATCTGAGTAGCTGGAACATTTTATTATTTTTTCTTTATTGTTTGATAATGCCTTAATTGAATTATGTATGAGATTTTGAAATATATCTACGAAAAACTGACGGTTAGCATTAATAATAAAATTATCTCTAACTTCAACAATCGATTGAATATTCTCTTTTTCAAACTGAACACCATATTGTTTAAATAAATCCTTAATTAATACTTTTAGTTCAATATCCTCAAAATCAAGATTACTCCCAGCATAGCTTAACATGTAATCAATTACCTTATTTAACGTCTCCATCTCTTCGTATATCTCTGAAGCATAAACTTTGAAAAAGTTTTCCAACTCCTCATTCGGGTAATGTAAACTAAAAAATTCAGCCATATCCTTTACTTTGCCAAGAGAAGTCCTCACTGCATGGGCTATATTGGCCGCATAATCCTGCAATGACATAAGGCTTAAGTATATGTTTTCTTTCCTTGTATATTCTTTTTCTGCCTTTTTTTGTTCAGTAATACCCTTTTTAACAGAAGCATTAACTTCTTTTACTTTTCTTTTTAGTGGAATTAACTCTTCTTTTAGTTTGGGATTACTTTTTTCAATTATTTCAATAGTTTCCACTAAAGAATTAACATCGGATCTTGCTTGTTGTAGATCTTCTGAAGCACTCAACTTCTTTTGTTTTCTCGCATAAATTTTGAGCTTAGAAAAAATATCTACCTGCTCAATAATAAATGATTTAAGTTGCCGATACTCCTCATTATCTGTAAAATCTTGCCTATTTGTAGCATCAATAATTTTAGGATTTTCTTCTTTTGTAATATCAACAACCCCAATTACCTCTCTTGTACTAATTTTATCGAAAATATCTTGCCAAAGTCTTTTATCTATACCAAGAATATCTCTTTGTTTGTATCTATCAGTTTCATACTCAGCAAATGGGGTGGTAATTATTCCATCTCTATATATTTTGATGCCATCAATCCTATCCTGTTTATCTTTAAAATGTTTATTATATCTTCTTTTCGCAGAGGTGTCAAAAAAGAAAATTTTCATTTTTATTCCTCCGAAGGGCTGAATAGGTATTTCCTTGGTATAAATTTTACCCTTATTTTCATCAAAAGCGAGCGTTTCCTGAACACCTTTCCCTTTATCATATTTAATATTAGCTTCGTGCGATGCTAGATTCACAGCAATTGATTCAACTTTCCTTTGCTGATAATCTGAATGTTCATTTGAGCTAATATTAATTTCAAAAGGAGGATTTAATGGATAAAATGGAGAAACTATTTTTGTCAGTTCTTTATATAAGCGATCCATAT comes from uncultured Draconibacterium sp. and encodes:
- a CDS encoding transposase, with translation MSRNYKFYNPDGVYFVSFAVVNWLDVFTRDVYKRILLDTLRYCQTEKGMEIFAWCIMTSHVHLIFRSSGKQKPELLLGDFKRFTSNAVVKAIKDNPKESRKEFLLKQFRKAASESSNVKRYQFWRHDNKPIELWSNKVIDEKIDYVHQNPVEEGFVFRAEDYLFSSAVDYSGEKGLLDDVIVVK
- a CDS encoding ester cyclase, whose amino-acid sequence is MLETAEFKHLQEQERRDKKLIEHVYDELWNKRNIAVLDEYLAPNVVYSSPNMTCNGIEEYKNLYRMYAAAFEKSHLEILDMVVSYDKVVSRVLFTCVHTGDLEGIPASGKEVKMQAISICKIEHGKIAEEFELFDELGMMQQIGMELHRKAVD
- a CDS encoding GYD domain-containing protein, producing MAKYLVCGNYIGEGVKGLMSEGGSSRRSVIQKLVTSLGGTVECIYYAFGEYDIYGIFDMPCSTSMAAFSLQAAASGMVTVSSVPLLTPEEIDEAAKKTGEYRAPGVNWLP
- a CDS encoding MBOAT family O-acyltransferase, with the translated sequence MVVVYTMTLSEYILKRNGVPVGHSSSLKNMLLRSFGAGSFAGFWKYWNPIWGFYLWKYIYKPLKKRMPRAFALLLTFAFCGFLHDLVIMLLRRDFALLFTPWFSVMALFIVISEVLNIRYFSYSLAMRTIINLTSIGLCFALSYPVQL
- a CDS encoding DUF3883 domain-containing protein, with product MPLIWSNTEVQLIVADYFNMLSAELKGEPYSKAAHRRALMPLLQNRSEGSVEFKHQNISAVLMELGQPYIVGYLPRSNYQHSLRSAVIKFLDLNPDLENQFEYFATKEIVTPITQIDFERFVAEPPASENVVSEPAFSYGKKPMKVNYIKKEQENQRLGYLGEEMIMEYERHYLNKMGKYRLAGQIEWISQKEGDGAGYDILSRNPDGSQKYIEVKTTKLSRETPIYFSRNELDFSVNHRNKFYLYRVFNFEKNARVFKRNGALNEICNPVPISYQGFF
- a CDS encoding response regulator — encoded protein: MDFPKNQIVIIDDNRKETDPLLVQLKLHFKDYEVVLRNKAKDGLDYILKSLDKKTIVLLDYDLGRNEPNGTEILNDIRKRTSLVYVIMVTANNLDNIPREDLVEYINKDAFAFVSRTVSYKRVKPLIERAMHFLDARVDSILEQWINRHSEDELNKPYLQTSAGEKYSLKDILSEIRLQSAFGKEMERSILMLAIDLLTRNKRQIDD
- a CDS encoding sensor histidine kinase, which gives rise to MNNNSKNILKWRFDISTFRLIGRELITDRITALFELVKNCYDANSTLVEIEFYNVETKNGQSKIIIRDNGVGMSFEDIRDKWMVIGTASKRTQLYSPEPFNRRYTGEKGIGRFAVDKLGDSVLITTKQKESNKVLKVSINWANMEVLEPSDSQLKLFTDVENYYSYEEGNFNDHGTTLEIRDIRNIWTSNDMDRLYKELTKIVSPFYPLNPPFEINISSNEHSDYQQRKVESIAVNLASHEANIKYDKGKGVQETLAFDENKGKIYTKEIPIQPFGGIKMKIFFFDTSAKRRYNKHFKDKQDRIDGIKIYRDGIITTPFAEYETDRYKQRDILGIDKRLWQDIFDKISTREVIGVVDITKEENPKIIDATNRQDFTDNEEYRQLKSFIIEQVDIFSKLKIYARKQKKLSASEDLQQARSDVNSLVETIEIIEKSNPKLKEELIPLKRKVKEVNASVKKGITEQKKAEKEYTRKENIYLSLMSLQDYAANIAHAVRTSLGKVKDMAEFFSLHYPNEELENFFKVYASEIYEEMETLNKVIDYMLSYAGSNLDFEDIELKVLIKDLFKQYGVQFEKENIQSIVEVRDNFIINANRQFFVDIFQNLIHNSIKALSNNKEKIIKCSSYSDSDKFVLLFSDNGCGVDEEIKDKIFDIYFTSTEKEGGAGLGLYIVKTRIEALNGNIELVENEFKPTGTTFKITFPFKK